Proteins encoded by one window of Canis lupus dingo isolate Sandy chromosome 10, ASM325472v2, whole genome shotgun sequence:
- the CDPF1 gene encoding cysteine-rich DPF motif domain-containing protein 1 isoform X2, which translates to MEGEAGRRPLGVFKCQLCALTAPYSYVGQKPPDTHSVVLLEESYVMKDPFTPDKDRFLVLGSRCSLCSRLVCVSPECSLFYSKRFCLPCVRDNMDAFPQEIRQDLEKRKAPSKRPASQPGSRT; encoded by the exons ATGGAGGGTGAGGCCGGGCGCCGGCCCCTGGGCGTGTTTAAGTGCCAGCTCTGTGCCCTGACAGCGCCGTACAGCTACGTGGGGCAGAAGCCCCCTGACACCCACTCTGTCGT CCTCCTGGAGGAGAGTTACGTCATGAAGGACCCATTCACCCCAGACAAGGACAGATTCCTGGTCCTCGGCTCTCGATGCAGTTTATGCAGCCGGCTGGTGTGCGTGAGCCCG GAATGCAGTTTATTCTACTCCAAGAGATTTTGCCTCCCCTGTGTCCGGGACAACATGGACGCCTTCCCTCAGGAAATCCGGCAAGACttggagaaaaggaaagctcCATCGAAAAGGCCTGCCAGCCAGCCTGGCTCTCGGACGTGA
- the CDPF1 gene encoding cysteine-rich DPF motif domain-containing protein 1 isoform X1, which yields MRRGPRAAWCAPAGRDWAAEASGPGGGPGRAQAAGPLRQMEGEAGRRPLGVFKCQLCALTAPYSYVGQKPPDTHSVVLLEESYVMKDPFTPDKDRFLVLGSRCSLCSRLVCVSPECSLFYSKRFCLPCVRDNMDAFPQEIRQDLEKRKAPSKRPASQPGSRT from the exons ATGCGCCGTGGGCCGAGGGCCGCGTGGTGCGCACCTGCTGGCCGGGATTGGGCGGCGGAGGCTTCAGGCCCCGGGGGCGGACCCGGACGTGCGCAGGCGGCGGGGCCACTGAGGCAG ATGGAGGGTGAGGCCGGGCGCCGGCCCCTGGGCGTGTTTAAGTGCCAGCTCTGTGCCCTGACAGCGCCGTACAGCTACGTGGGGCAGAAGCCCCCTGACACCCACTCTGTCGT CCTCCTGGAGGAGAGTTACGTCATGAAGGACCCATTCACCCCAGACAAGGACAGATTCCTGGTCCTCGGCTCTCGATGCAGTTTATGCAGCCGGCTGGTGTGCGTGAGCCCG GAATGCAGTTTATTCTACTCCAAGAGATTTTGCCTCCCCTGTGTCCGGGACAACATGGACGCCTTCCCTCAGGAAATCCGGCAAGACttggagaaaaggaaagctcCATCGAAAAGGCCTGCCAGCCAGCCTGGCTCTCGGACGTGA